From a region of the Synechococcus sp. RS9916 genome:
- a CDS encoding 2-phosphosulfolactate phosphatase family protein, with amino-acid sequence MQLSYFHVAADVPDCGPDIKAADKADAAVVIDVLRATTTIAWALHNGAEAVQTFSDLDELRSNAQQWPETSRLMVGERGGKTLDGFDLGNSPVAVTPEVVRGKRLFMSTTNGTRSLHKVRDISRVVTAALPNRRAVAERLLQEKPERVWIVGSGWEGTYSLEDSLAAGAVAAVLMDQGAVAANDEMQSALVLWERWQSNPEACLRLATHGQRLIGIGNHDADFRCCAGLDELAVVPTQVERGVLRAVGLADASA; translated from the coding sequence ATGCAGCTCAGCTATTTCCACGTCGCTGCGGATGTTCCCGATTGCGGGCCTGACATCAAGGCGGCTGATAAAGCCGATGCTGCTGTCGTGATTGATGTCCTGCGGGCGACAACCACCATTGCCTGGGCTTTGCACAACGGTGCCGAGGCGGTTCAGACCTTCAGCGATCTCGATGAGCTGCGCTCCAATGCCCAGCAATGGCCTGAGACCTCGCGGCTGATGGTGGGGGAGCGAGGTGGCAAAACCCTGGATGGGTTTGACCTTGGAAATTCACCCGTTGCGGTGACTCCAGAGGTTGTGCGAGGGAAGCGTTTGTTCATGAGCACCACCAACGGCACCCGCTCGCTCCACAAGGTGCGTGACATTTCCCGTGTGGTGACGGCAGCCCTGCCGAATCGACGGGCTGTGGCTGAGCGCTTGCTGCAGGAGAAACCTGAGCGCGTCTGGATAGTGGGCAGCGGTTGGGAAGGGACCTATTCCCTGGAGGATTCCCTGGCGGCAGGAGCCGTGGCTGCTGTGTTGATGGACCAGGGGGCAGTGGCTGCCAACGATGAGATGCAGTCGGCCTTGGTGCTCTGGGAGCGCTGGCAATCCAATCCCGAGGCCTGTTTGCGTCTGGCCACCCATGGCCAGCGTTTGATCGGGATCGGAAACCACGATGCCGACTTCCGCTGCTGTGCCGGTCTGGATGAATTGGCGGTGGTCCCGACTCAGGTGGAACGTGGGGTGTTGCGGGCTGTTGGCCTTGCGGATGCATCGGCTTAA
- a CDS encoding UbiD family decarboxylase: MALFRSGPATRDLRGFLKLLEDKGQLRRITAPVDPDLELAAIADRVLAMGGPALLFENVIGSSMPLAVNLLGTVERVVWSMGLERAEQLEELGSRLALLQQPKPPKGLEETKAFARVFWDLIKAVPDRDLTPPCRQQVWQGDDVNLDALPLIRPWPGDAGGVITLGLVITKDPETGVPNVGVYRLQKQSINTMTVHWLSVRGGARHLRKAAAMGKKLEVAVAIGVHPLLVMAAATPIPVQLSEWLFAGLYAGEGVRLAPCKTLDLKVPSHSEIVLEGTITPGEVRPDGPFGDHMGFYGNVEDSPLVRFHCVTQRRDPVMLTTFSGRPPKEEAMLAIALNRIYTPILRQQIPEIKDFFLPMEALSYKLAVISIDKAYPGQAKRAAMAFWSALPQFTYTKFVVVVDSHINVRDPRQVVWAIAGQVDPQRDLFVLENTPFDTLDFASEQLGLGGRMAIDATTKIGPEKNHEWGEPLRRPAELEQRVSDRMAELGLDDLAGKEPDPALFGYVLESLINKAGLKKD, from the coding sequence ATGGCCCTGTTCCGTTCCGGACCAGCGACCCGCGATCTGCGGGGCTTCCTCAAACTGCTGGAGGACAAGGGTCAGCTCCGGCGGATCACAGCTCCCGTGGATCCCGACCTGGAACTGGCTGCGATTGCCGATCGGGTGTTGGCCATGGGCGGTCCGGCCCTGCTGTTCGAAAACGTGATTGGCTCCTCGATGCCATTGGCCGTGAACCTGCTGGGCACGGTGGAGCGGGTGGTGTGGAGCATGGGACTTGAGCGTGCTGAACAGCTGGAAGAACTCGGCAGCCGTCTGGCCCTGCTTCAGCAACCAAAACCACCCAAAGGACTGGAGGAAACCAAAGCCTTTGCCCGAGTCTTTTGGGACTTGATCAAAGCGGTCCCGGACCGTGACCTCACCCCCCCCTGCCGCCAACAGGTGTGGCAAGGGGACGACGTCAATCTCGATGCGCTGCCTCTGATTCGGCCATGGCCTGGCGACGCCGGTGGCGTGATCACCCTGGGGTTGGTGATTACCAAAGACCCGGAAACCGGTGTGCCCAACGTCGGCGTGTATCGGCTTCAGAAGCAGTCGATCAACACCATGACGGTGCACTGGTTGAGCGTGCGGGGCGGCGCCCGTCACCTGCGCAAGGCAGCAGCGATGGGCAAGAAGCTTGAGGTTGCTGTGGCAATCGGGGTGCATCCCCTTCTGGTGATGGCTGCAGCCACACCGATCCCGGTGCAGTTGAGCGAATGGTTGTTTGCTGGCCTCTACGCCGGCGAAGGGGTCCGACTGGCCCCCTGCAAAACCCTCGACCTCAAGGTGCCCAGCCATAGCGAAATCGTGCTGGAGGGAACCATCACGCCTGGGGAGGTGCGTCCCGATGGTCCCTTCGGCGACCACATGGGGTTCTACGGGAATGTCGAAGACTCCCCGCTGGTGCGGTTCCACTGCGTCACCCAACGCCGCGATCCGGTGATGCTCACGACCTTCAGCGGCCGGCCACCAAAAGAGGAAGCGATGCTGGCCATCGCCTTGAACCGCATCTACACACCGATCCTGCGTCAGCAGATTCCGGAGATCAAAGATTTCTTCCTGCCAATGGAAGCGCTCAGCTACAAGCTGGCGGTGATTTCCATCGACAAGGCCTACCCCGGGCAGGCCAAACGAGCTGCCATGGCCTTCTGGAGTGCCCTGCCGCAGTTCACCTACACCAAATTCGTGGTGGTGGTCGACAGCCATATCAACGTGCGCGACCCACGCCAGGTGGTGTGGGCCATCGCTGGCCAAGTCGACCCCCAAAGGGACCTGTTCGTGCTCGAGAACACCCCCTTTGACACCCTCGATTTCGCCAGCGAACAACTTGGGCTTGGAGGTCGGATGGCGATTGATGCCACCACCAAGATCGGTCCGGAGAAAAACCATGAGTGGGGCGAACCGCTTCGCCGCCCAGCCGAGCTGGAACAACGGGTCAGTGACCGCATGGCAGAGCTCGGACTCGATGACCTGGCAGGGAAAGAGCCCGATCCGGCCTTGTTTGGCTACGTGCTGGAGTCGCTAATAAATAAAGCAGGGCTGAAAAAAGACTGA
- the aroA gene encoding 3-phosphoshikimate 1-carboxyvinyltransferase: MTPTHKSPRELKAGGGLSGRVRVPGDKSISHRALLFGAIAEGTTTIEGLLPAEDPISTAACLRAMGTTISPIEDGKLITVEGVGLDGLQEPGEVLDCGNSGTTMRLMLGLLAGRNGRHFVLSGDASLRRRPMQRVGQPLALMGADVRGRNGGNLAPLAVQGRKLRGAVVGTPVASAQVKSALLLAALTADGPTTVIEPAHSRDHSERMLKAFGADLDVGGEMGRHVSVKPGASLTGQHVVVPGDISSAAFWLVAGALVPGADLTIENVGLNPTRTGVLEVLEQMGARIEVLNRRDVAGEPVGDLRVTHGPLKPFNFGEEVMPRLVDEVPILSVAACFCEGESRITGAEELRVKETDRLAVMARQLKAMGADIEEHPDGLTIRGGRPLKGAVLDSETDHRVAMSLAIAAMMAEGDSTLARSEAAAVSYPTFWDDLTRLRN; this comes from the coding sequence GTGACGCCAACGCACAAGTCCCCTCGAGAACTCAAAGCAGGAGGTGGACTGAGCGGACGGGTACGTGTGCCTGGTGACAAGTCGATTTCCCATCGTGCCCTGTTGTTTGGTGCCATCGCCGAGGGCACTACGACCATCGAAGGCCTTCTCCCTGCTGAAGACCCGATCAGCACCGCCGCTTGTCTGCGGGCCATGGGCACCACGATCAGTCCGATCGAAGACGGCAAGCTAATCACTGTCGAAGGTGTGGGCCTCGATGGGCTGCAGGAACCAGGCGAAGTGCTCGATTGCGGCAACTCGGGCACCACGATGCGACTGATGCTTGGTCTGCTGGCTGGCCGTAACGGACGTCATTTCGTGCTGAGCGGGGATGCATCGCTGCGCAGGCGACCGATGCAACGGGTCGGCCAACCTCTGGCCCTCATGGGCGCAGACGTGCGGGGCCGCAACGGTGGCAATCTGGCTCCACTGGCCGTGCAGGGTCGCAAGCTTCGCGGCGCGGTTGTCGGCACCCCCGTGGCCAGTGCCCAGGTGAAATCAGCGCTGCTGCTGGCAGCACTCACAGCCGATGGCCCCACCACGGTGATCGAACCAGCCCACTCCCGCGACCACAGCGAGCGGATGCTCAAGGCCTTCGGTGCCGACTTAGATGTGGGCGGAGAGATGGGACGCCACGTCAGCGTCAAACCCGGTGCCTCCCTGACCGGCCAACACGTGGTGGTGCCAGGCGACATCAGCTCCGCTGCGTTCTGGCTTGTCGCTGGCGCCCTCGTTCCCGGGGCCGATCTCACCATCGAGAATGTGGGGCTCAACCCCACGCGCACTGGCGTGTTGGAGGTGCTGGAACAGATGGGCGCCCGCATCGAAGTGCTGAACCGGCGGGATGTGGCCGGTGAGCCCGTAGGCGATCTTCGGGTGACCCATGGCCCCCTTAAGCCCTTCAACTTCGGGGAAGAAGTGATGCCCCGATTGGTGGATGAAGTGCCGATCCTGAGCGTTGCCGCCTGCTTCTGCGAAGGGGAAAGCCGCATCACCGGCGCAGAAGAACTGCGGGTGAAAGAAACCGATCGTCTGGCTGTAATGGCCCGGCAACTGAAAGCGATGGGTGCCGATATTGAAGAGCACCCTGACGGGCTCACCATTCGCGGGGGCCGCCCGCTGAAGGGCGCCGTGCTCGACAGCGAGACCGATCACCGGGTTGCCATGAGCCTGGCCATCGCCGCGATGATGGCGGAGGGTGATTCGACCCTGGCCCGCAGTGAAGCAGCCGCGGTTAGCTACCCCACCTTCTGGGATGACCTCACACGGCTCCGCAACTGA
- a CDS encoding extracellular solute-binding protein yields MSTAAKVVLGSLGSLLVSIPVLASQEVRVYSGRHYNTDRTVFKNFSDSTGIKVRLLESKGASLVERLRREGSNSKADVILLVDAARINNAANLGLFSPVQSASLQKDVPARYRDPKNRWFGVTRRVRVMVVNSKIVPMSKLKTYADLGKPFLKGKLCLRRRNNVYNQSLVADQIALRGVEATKVWLKGMRSNINQPYFPGDISLIRAVAQGKCGVGIVNHYYYSRMLAGVNGAGDQSLAKKIRVFIPNPAHVNISAAAVAKNAKNRGNAIKLIEYLASSKGSRQLANPTFEHPISSLNTSPYVSRLGAFTPDSVTISRLSQYQPLAIQLMAASGWR; encoded by the coding sequence ATGTCGACAGCTGCAAAAGTCGTTCTTGGCTCCCTTGGCTCGTTGTTGGTCTCGATCCCAGTTCTTGCCTCTCAGGAGGTTCGTGTTTATTCAGGGCGTCACTACAATACAGATCGAACGGTATTTAAGAATTTTTCTGATTCTACTGGCATTAAGGTCCGTCTTTTGGAAAGCAAAGGAGCATCTCTTGTTGAGCGGCTGAGGCGTGAAGGTAGTAATTCTAAGGCTGATGTCATCTTGCTTGTTGATGCTGCGCGGATTAATAATGCCGCCAATTTGGGTTTGTTTTCACCTGTTCAATCCGCTTCTCTTCAGAAAGATGTCCCTGCCCGCTATCGAGATCCAAAGAATCGTTGGTTTGGCGTGACTCGACGTGTGAGGGTCATGGTGGTTAACTCCAAGATCGTTCCAATGTCTAAGTTGAAGACCTATGCAGATCTTGGCAAGCCCTTTCTGAAGGGAAAATTGTGTTTGCGTCGTAGAAATAATGTTTATAACCAGTCACTCGTAGCTGATCAGATTGCCCTGCGTGGTGTTGAAGCAACGAAGGTCTGGCTTAAAGGGATGAGGTCTAATATTAATCAACCCTATTTCCCAGGCGATATTTCTTTGATTCGTGCTGTGGCTCAAGGTAAGTGTGGTGTCGGCATTGTGAATCACTACTATTACTCTCGAATGTTGGCAGGCGTGAATGGTGCAGGAGATCAGTCTCTCGCTAAGAAAATCAGAGTCTTTATTCCAAATCCTGCCCATGTCAATATTAGTGCTGCCGCAGTCGCGAAAAATGCCAAAAATAGGGGTAATGCGATTAAATTGATTGAATATCTTGCTTCGTCTAAGGGGAGTCGGCAGTTGGCTAATCCGACATTCGAGCATCCTATTTCTTCATTGAATACCTCTCCCTATGTCTCCCGCTTGGGTGCTTTTACTCCAGATTCCGTCACGATTTCTCGGTTGAGTCAATATCAGCCTCTGGCGATTCAGCTCATGGCTGCATCTGGTTGGCGTTGA
- a CDS encoding carbon-nitrogen hydrolase family protein: MSDFLAAAVQLTSTSDLERNLAAAEEQIELAARRGSELVGLPENFAFMGDDAARLEQAPALADQCSRFLVTMARRYQLVVLGGGYPVPSGDGATTFNRAELVGRDGQLLARYDKIHLFDVDLPDGVPYRESTTVTPGRELPPVVDVPGLCRVGLSICYDVRFPELYRHLVGSGAEVLMIPAAFTAYTGKDHWQVLLQARAIENTAYVVAPAQTGMHDGRRQTHGHAMVIDPWGTVMADAGVSSGAAIAPVDTTHLQRIRRQMPSLQHRQPALF; the protein is encoded by the coding sequence GTGAGCGACTTTCTGGCGGCCGCCGTGCAACTCACCAGCACATCGGACCTGGAGAGAAATCTCGCCGCCGCAGAGGAGCAGATCGAACTGGCGGCGCGGCGCGGTTCCGAGTTGGTGGGACTGCCGGAGAACTTCGCCTTCATGGGTGATGACGCCGCGCGGCTGGAGCAGGCTCCCGCCCTGGCAGATCAGTGCAGTCGCTTCCTGGTCACCATGGCCAGGCGCTATCAGTTGGTGGTTCTGGGTGGTGGCTACCCCGTGCCCTCAGGGGATGGGGCGACCACGTTCAACCGGGCGGAACTGGTGGGTCGCGATGGTCAGCTGCTGGCCCGTTACGACAAGATTCACCTCTTTGATGTCGACCTTCCCGATGGCGTCCCCTACCGGGAGTCGACCACGGTCACTCCAGGCCGCGAGTTACCGCCTGTGGTGGATGTTCCCGGTTTATGCCGGGTGGGGCTGTCCATTTGCTACGACGTGCGCTTCCCTGAGCTCTATCGCCATCTGGTTGGCTCCGGAGCTGAGGTGTTGATGATTCCCGCCGCATTCACCGCCTATACGGGCAAAGATCACTGGCAGGTGTTGCTTCAGGCGCGTGCCATTGAGAACACCGCCTATGTGGTGGCCCCGGCCCAGACCGGGATGCACGACGGTCGCCGTCAGACCCATGGTCACGCCATGGTGATTGACCCTTGGGGCACGGTGATGGCGGATGCCGGAGTCAGCTCTGGTGCCGCGATTGCTCCGGTTGACACCACTCATCTGCAGCGCATTCGTCGTCAGATGCCCAGTCTTCAGCACCGTCAACCGGCCCTGTTCTGA
- a CDS encoding helix-turn-helix domain-containing protein: protein MSSLTLKRSQIADFKLFNSGLVGDDIRLLITDGVIRLFAVHLASGEAFTLGFFGNESVYVPAARYEGLEFKCEAMSSVFLGIDKVEMVDSNVDIKHFEGQLSLMNWSLILSMIACSKTTYQKIERLIVILTFRFGSRNARGYCLPFTVSHQRQSEILGCTRSTVTRYMLSLRKSGMIEVQGYDKAWIVSEHLISKHEIFVEGLFAQT from the coding sequence GTGAGCTCATTAACGCTAAAGCGCTCTCAAATTGCTGATTTCAAATTATTTAATTCAGGTCTTGTTGGCGACGACATCAGGCTATTAATTACTGACGGAGTGATTCGTCTCTTTGCTGTTCATTTGGCCAGCGGAGAGGCATTTACTTTGGGCTTTTTTGGCAATGAGAGCGTTTATGTGCCTGCAGCAAGATATGAGGGTTTAGAATTTAAATGCGAAGCGATGTCTTCGGTTTTTCTGGGTATTGATAAGGTTGAAATGGTTGATAGCAACGTAGACATAAAGCATTTTGAAGGCCAGTTGTCTTTGATGAATTGGTCATTGATTTTATCTATGATTGCATGCTCAAAAACTACATATCAAAAGATTGAAAGGCTGATAGTGATCCTTACGTTTCGTTTTGGAAGTAGAAATGCAAGGGGGTATTGCCTGCCTTTTACTGTAAGTCATCAAAGACAGTCTGAAATTTTAGGTTGCACTCGTTCGACTGTTACGCGCTATATGCTCTCCCTGAGAAAGTCTGGGATGATAGAAGTGCAAGGTTATGACAAAGCTTGGATTGTCTCTGAACACTTAATCAGTAAGCATGAAATATTTGTTGAAGGTCTTTTTGCTCAAACTTAA
- a CDS encoding tRNA (5-methylaminomethyl-2-thiouridine)(34)-methyltransferase MnmD, with protein sequence MTSHGSATECGAAGHPLGELTALDTADGSLSLQSSHFSEAFHSSAGALAEAKAKFVAPAQLERFQSGTPLRVLDVCVGLGYNSAALMEALPLDAPPQLQWWGLELDPRPLALALGHQGFNAQWSAPVLARLEALRDRGHWDAEDGSDGSMLWGDARQELHKLPSDLELDLILMDAFSPSHCPELWSEEFLGGLAQKLAPGGRLLTYSRAASIRGSLQRAGLELRSLLPAPGQRKEWSSGTMAHRLIQGHPLADSGPGWQGLSLMEIEHLHTRASIPYRDPTGRDPAASIQQRRRNEQQCCALESTSSWQRRWRGLASPSTVSKPLAAQ encoded by the coding sequence ATGACCTCACACGGCTCCGCAACTGAATGCGGGGCGGCTGGCCACCCCCTCGGGGAGCTGACGGCTCTCGACACTGCGGACGGCAGCCTCAGCCTGCAAAGCTCACACTTTTCTGAAGCCTTCCACAGCTCAGCCGGCGCCCTGGCGGAGGCCAAAGCCAAGTTCGTGGCACCGGCGCAGTTGGAGCGCTTCCAATCCGGCACACCCCTCCGCGTGCTGGATGTGTGCGTGGGCTTGGGTTACAACAGCGCCGCCCTGATGGAAGCACTCCCTCTGGATGCGCCGCCCCAACTGCAGTGGTGGGGGCTGGAATTAGACCCGCGCCCCTTGGCATTGGCCTTAGGGCATCAGGGATTTAACGCCCAGTGGAGTGCTCCGGTGTTGGCGCGGCTCGAAGCGCTCAGAGATCGCGGCCACTGGGACGCAGAGGACGGCAGCGACGGGAGCATGCTCTGGGGCGATGCCAGGCAAGAACTTCACAAGCTCCCCAGCGATCTTGAGCTGGATCTGATCCTGATGGATGCCTTCTCCCCCAGCCATTGTCCGGAATTGTGGAGTGAAGAATTTCTTGGGGGCTTGGCGCAAAAACTTGCTCCAGGAGGAAGGCTTTTGACCTATTCCCGCGCTGCATCCATTCGGGGTAGCCTCCAGCGTGCCGGCCTCGAGCTGCGCTCTTTACTGCCCGCCCCCGGACAACGCAAGGAATGGAGCTCGGGGACCATGGCCCATCGCCTGATTCAAGGTCATCCACTGGCTGACAGCGGACCCGGTTGGCAGGGTCTCAGCCTGATGGAGATCGAGCATCTGCATACCCGAGCCTCCATCCCCTATCGGGACCCAACGGGCCGGGACCCCGCTGCCTCGATTCAACAACGTCGGCGCAACGAGCAACAGTGCTGCGCACTAGAAAGCACAAGTAGTTGGCAGCGGCGATGGCGTGGCTTGGCTTCCCCCAGCACAGTCTCAAAACCTCTTGCAGCGCAATAA
- a CDS encoding Crp/Fnr family transcriptional regulator, with translation MDFRFLPDEPSGSIRIPPGQTVLINSSDHSECLKLNVLEGIARVYCPCEETEGMTLAFLQDGDQLRTDCLCSDGVCVEALTNLRLETKAEEATGHGYDSVNEWTLQLLRIRHLGQAEQRLHALLSLLVSRLGKRYGEWCSLPFRLTHERIGELIGSTRVTSTRLMSKLRNGEMLKTAPGEAEIRLSPDLINTSPLSF, from the coding sequence GTGGATTTTCGATTTCTCCCAGACGAACCCAGCGGATCCATCCGTATCCCTCCCGGTCAAACGGTGTTAATCAACAGCAGCGACCACTCCGAGTGCTTGAAGCTGAACGTTCTTGAGGGAATTGCTCGGGTGTACTGCCCATGCGAAGAGACTGAAGGAATGACTCTTGCATTCCTGCAAGACGGCGATCAGCTCCGTACCGATTGTCTCTGCAGTGATGGAGTGTGCGTTGAAGCGCTTACAAACCTTCGGCTTGAAACAAAAGCAGAAGAAGCCACAGGGCATGGCTATGACTCTGTGAACGAGTGGACGCTTCAGCTGCTTCGGATTCGGCATCTAGGCCAAGCCGAGCAACGGCTTCACGCTTTGCTCAGCCTTCTGGTGAGCAGGCTCGGAAAGCGCTATGGAGAATGGTGCAGCCTGCCGTTCCGACTGACCCATGAACGGATCGGGGAATTGATTGGCTCAACGCGCGTGACATCAACTCGCTTAATGTCGAAACTAAGAAATGGTGAAATGCTAAAAACTGCACCAGGAGAAGCAGAGATACGGCTTTCTCCAGACCTAATCAATACAAGCCCACTATCATTTTAA
- a CDS encoding Fe2+-dependent dioxygenase, translating into MESLEIKIFTESECEDFKAKLLTLTPKHWVDGKTTTGSHAKTKKINLQLKPDTQENKELERAIRERLRNNPSFKSFCIPKKMHHNLISRTEAGGGYGTHVDNAFMKTGRADISYTICLSSEKDYKGGELVIHGATETTTVKMKQGHAFIYPSNQLHQVNTVTSGIRLACIGWVQSYIASQELRMNLFNLEAGANYLLATQGRSEALDRIFLAHANLLRSFGS; encoded by the coding sequence ATGGAAAGCCTCGAAATCAAAATTTTCACCGAATCAGAGTGCGAGGATTTCAAAGCCAAACTTTTGACGCTTACCCCGAAACACTGGGTTGACGGAAAAACAACAACAGGCAGCCATGCGAAAACAAAAAAAATCAATCTTCAGCTCAAGCCCGACACCCAAGAAAACAAAGAGCTAGAAAGAGCCATTAGGGAAAGACTCCGAAACAACCCAAGCTTTAAAAGCTTTTGCATCCCAAAAAAAATGCACCATAATTTGATCAGCAGAACCGAAGCTGGCGGCGGTTACGGAACACATGTCGATAACGCATTTATGAAGACAGGAAGAGCAGACATTTCTTATACAATTTGCCTTAGCAGCGAGAAGGATTACAAAGGTGGAGAGCTAGTCATTCACGGAGCAACAGAGACAACAACAGTAAAAATGAAGCAAGGTCATGCTTTCATCTACCCAAGCAACCAATTACACCAAGTCAATACAGTTACATCAGGAATCAGACTTGCATGCATCGGATGGGTCCAAAGCTATATTGCGAGCCAGGAGCTACGCATGAATTTATTCAACCTTGAAGCAGGAGCAAACTACCTGCTGGCAACGCAAGGTAGGTCCGAAGCATTAGATCGAATATTTCTTGCCCATGCAAACTTACTCCGCAGCTTCGGAAGCTAA
- a CDS encoding ferritin, which translates to MSQELVGAIQQHINLELEASMTYLSMSIWCAERELAGFYKFFSAESAEERGHAIQFADYLVARAQRNDLQPLQAPCQNWSKLEDVVFSSFRMEADTTSSIQHLYSIAERENDVRTTVFLDPLLEQQIGSEDQYAYLHGRIKFADNDSTALLVIDGEVRSGLTSR; encoded by the coding sequence ATGTCGCAGGAGCTTGTTGGTGCTATTCAACAGCACATCAATCTCGAGTTAGAAGCATCGATGACGTATTTGTCGATGTCGATCTGGTGTGCTGAGAGGGAGCTGGCAGGATTTTATAAGTTTTTTAGTGCAGAATCTGCTGAAGAGCGTGGGCATGCCATTCAGTTTGCTGACTATTTAGTCGCTCGTGCTCAACGTAACGACCTCCAACCTCTTCAAGCACCATGCCAAAACTGGTCAAAATTAGAAGATGTGGTATTCAGCTCTTTTAGGATGGAGGCTGATACTACGAGCTCAATTCAGCACTTATATTCGATTGCAGAACGTGAGAATGATGTAAGGACGACTGTCTTTCTTGACCCTTTATTAGAGCAGCAAATTGGTTCTGAAGATCAGTATGCTTATTTGCACGGCAGAATTAAATTCGCTGACAATGATTCGACCGCCCTTTTAGTTATTGATGGCGAAGTTCGGTCTGGCTTAACAAGTCGATAG
- a CDS encoding iron uptake porin, with product MKLFQQLLVAPAALGLLAPLAVDANRSANAAELNINGVSDYAASSLGSSLEQVTSISQFSDVYPTDWAYQALSNLIERYGCVAGYPNGTYRGNRAMTRYEAAALLNACLDRITEVTDELKRLMKEFEKELAILKGRVDGLEARVGELEATQFSTTTKMSGKADFVIGATSYGGDKTDDLYATDEDGKRTGYLGDDALSFSYRYTLNLNTSFTGKDLLYTRLRTGNFNANAFSGKGYTGKQSQLETSKSSADILKVDKLWYEFPVGNFRVYAGPKIENYYMLGASPSVYRHILKQFKLGGYYGAYGASTSPGFGVNWISDRYANYGDAKLKLSANYVSKNGANSNAREGGFMTDNGKGKFLSQIAYGNTQWQVAAAYAYSQRGMTVGGAGTPLGASTKNYEEANQVNLNAYWRPQDNGWIPSISVGWSLSSFNLPKETIKGEFNGTRTEAQGWLVGLNWKDAFMKGNRLGFAAGSPQFVTAIKGEVTKKDGTKTKYPDDGNMAFELYYDFQVTDNVTITPAVFYLSRPFGQKTGSSAETGGLGADQFNTFGGLVQTTFKF from the coding sequence ATGAAACTCTTCCAGCAATTGCTGGTGGCACCTGCTGCCCTGGGCCTTCTGGCTCCTTTGGCTGTTGATGCAAACCGGTCTGCTAATGCTGCTGAGCTGAACATCAACGGTGTGTCTGACTACGCCGCTAGTTCTTTAGGCAGCAGCCTCGAGCAGGTCACCAGTATTAGTCAGTTCTCGGATGTGTATCCGACTGACTGGGCCTACCAGGCACTGAGCAACCTGATCGAGCGCTACGGCTGCGTCGCCGGTTACCCCAACGGCACCTACCGCGGCAACCGTGCGATGACCCGCTATGAAGCGGCCGCACTGCTGAACGCTTGCCTCGACCGGATCACTGAAGTGACCGACGAGCTGAAGCGCCTGATGAAGGAGTTCGAAAAGGAACTCGCCATCCTCAAGGGCCGCGTGGACGGTCTGGAAGCTCGCGTGGGCGAACTGGAAGCAACCCAGTTCTCCACCACCACCAAGATGAGTGGTAAAGCTGACTTTGTGATCGGTGCCACGTCTTACGGTGGTGATAAGACTGATGACCTTTACGCGACCGATGAAGATGGCAAGCGAACTGGTTATTTAGGAGATGATGCCCTTTCATTTTCTTACCGTTACACGTTAAACCTGAATACAAGTTTCACGGGTAAGGATCTGCTCTATACGCGCCTGCGTACTGGTAACTTCAACGCCAATGCTTTCTCTGGAAAGGGTTACACCGGAAAGCAATCTCAGCTTGAAACTTCTAAAAGCAGTGCAGATATCCTGAAGGTTGATAAGCTTTGGTATGAGTTTCCTGTAGGCAATTTCAGGGTCTATGCTGGCCCTAAAATTGAAAACTATTACATGTTGGGTGCATCACCTAGCGTCTACAGGCACATCCTTAAGCAATTTAAGCTTGGTGGCTATTACGGTGCTTATGGTGCATCAACTTCTCCAGGTTTTGGTGTTAACTGGATTAGTGACCGTTATGCCAACTATGGAGACGCAAAACTGAAGTTGAGTGCCAACTATGTTTCCAAGAATGGTGCCAACTCCAACGCGCGTGAGGGCGGATTTATGACCGACAATGGCAAAGGTAAGTTCCTGAGCCAGATCGCCTACGGCAATACACAGTGGCAAGTTGCTGCCGCTTATGCATATTCCCAGCGGGGGATGACCGTTGGTGGTGCCGGTACTCCTTTGGGGGCTTCAACCAAAAATTATGAGGAAGCAAATCAAGTTAACTTGAATGCCTATTGGCGCCCTCAAGATAATGGTTGGATTCCCAGCATTAGTGTTGGTTGGAGTCTCAGCTCCTTCAATCTTCCCAAGGAAACCATCAAGGGTGAATTTAATGGAACCCGCACTGAGGCACAGGGTTGGCTGGTTGGCCTGAACTGGAAAGATGCCTTCATGAAGGGCAATCGTCTTGGCTTTGCTGCTGGTAGCCCTCAGTTTGTGACGGCTATTAAGGGTGAGGTCACTAAAAAAGATGGTACAAAGACCAAGTATCCAGATGATGGAAACATGGCCTTTGAACTCTATTATGATTTCCAGGTCACAGATAATGTGACGATCACCCCTGCTGTTTTCTACTTAAGTCGACCCTTTGGTCAGAAGACTGGCTCTAGTGCTGAGACGGGTGGTCTTGGTGCTGATCAATTCAATACCTTTGGTGGACTTGTACAAACCACATTCAAGTTCTGA